In Brassica rapa cultivar Chiifu-401-42 chromosome A06, CAAS_Brap_v3.01, whole genome shotgun sequence, a single window of DNA contains:
- the LOC103874504 gene encoding putative pectinesterase/pectinesterase inhibitor 28 translates to MAFGSYDDDSKRKRRYAMISISSVLLVSMVVAVTIGVNVNNHDNGSKEEITASVKAIKEVCAPTDYKKTCEDTLRKDAKDTSDPLELVRAAFNVTMKQITNVARKSQTMIELQKDPRTKMALDQCKELMDYAIGELSNSFVELGKFEFHKVDEVLIKVKVWLSATITHEQTCIDGFKGTKGDAGETIKKALKTAVQLTHNALAMVTEMSNYLGQMQFTELSSRRLLAQEPSWVDGRVRRLLTAPLSEVKPDMVVAQDGSGQYKTISEAMQNVPKNKNVTFVVYIKTGVYKEFVQVDRTMSDLVFIGDGPDKTVITGEKSFQDGITTYRTATVAIIGDRFIAKNMGFQNTAGAAKHQAVGIRVLSDQSIFYNCRFDGYQDTLYAHSHRQFYRDCTISGTIDFLFGDAAAVFQNCILLVRKPLPNQACPITAHGREDPKETTGFVLQGCTIAGEADYLAVKETSKAYLGRPWKAYSKTIIMDTFIPDFIAAEGWQQWKGNFGIDTLFYSEARNTGPGAGVTGRVTWPGIKKLSDEDILGYTPAKYIQGDEWIPSKGVPYTPGLFAGTGLATVAASSNSTQAGSSSNTTGTGPATAPQAGSSSNTTGSGPAAAPQASSSSNTTGSGPAAAPQAGSSSNTTGSGPTAAPGVSAVTNTTGLGSPSATPSASPSPSTSPPAITSASPSASPSATPSATPPSASPSIISPSASTPST, encoded by the exons ATGGCATTTGGATCATATGACGATGACTCGAAGAGGAAAAGGAGGTATGCAATGATCTCCATCTCTTCTGTTCTTCTCGTTTCAATGGTTGTCGCCGTTACCATCGGCGTTAACGTCAACAATCACGATAACGGAAGTAAAGAAGAGATCACCGCTTCGGTTAAAGCCATCAAGGAAGTTTGCGCGCCAACGGATTACAAGAAGACTTGTGAAGACACTCTAAGGAAAGATGCAAAAGACACATCAGACCCGTTGGAGCTTGTGAGAGCAGCGTTTAACGTGACCATGAAGCAAATAACTAACGTGGCGAGGAAGTCACAGACTATGATCGAGCTACAAAAGGATCCAAGGACGAAGATGGCTTTGGATCAATGCAAGGAGCTGATGGATTACGCAATAGGCGAGCTTAGTAACTCGTTTGTGGAGTTGGGAAAGTTCGAGTTTCACAAGGTGGACGAAGTGTTGATTAAGGTTAAGGTTTGGCTCAGCGCGACGATAACCCATGAGCAGACTTGTATCGATGGGTTTAAAGGGACTAAAGGTGATGCTGGTGAGACGATAAAGAAGGCTTTGAAAACCGCTGTGCAGTTAACGCATAACGCGCTTGCGATGGTTACCGAGATGTCGAATTACTTGGGACAAATGCAGTTCACGGAGTTGAGTAGTCGTCGGCTGCTGGCTCAAGAGCCTTCGTGGGTTGATGGGCGTGTGCGTAGGCTCTTGACCGCTCCATTGTCTGAGGTCAAACCAGATATGGTGGTGGCTCAGGACGGGAGTGGTCAGTATAAGACGATCAGCGAGGCAATGCAAAATGTCCCCAAGAACAAGAATGTGACTTTCGTGGTTTACATTAAGACCGGAGTCTATAAAGAGTTTGTTCAGGTGGACAGGACCATGTCAGATCTGGTTTTCATCGGTGATGGACCAGATAAAACTGTCATTACCGGCGAGAAAAGTTTCCAGGACGGTATTACCACCTACCGTACAGCCACCGTTG CGATCATTGGAGACCGTTTCATTGCCAAGAACATGGGTTTCCAGAACACAGCCGGGGCGGCAAAGCATCAAGCTGTTGGGATCAGGGTTCTCTCAGACCAATCCATATTCTACAACTGTAGATTTGATGGTTACCAAGACACACTCTACGCACATTCCCACCGTCAGTTTTACCGGGACTGTACTATCTCAGGCACAATAGATTTTCTCTTTGGAGATGCAGCCGCTGTATTCCAGAACTGTATATTATTAGTGAGGAAGCCACTACCGAACCAAGCATGTCCCATCACCGCACACGGACGCGAAGATCCGAAAGAAACAACAGGATTCGTGCTCCAAGGGTGCACAATTGCTGGAGAAGCGGATTACTTGGCGGTCAAGGAAACTAGCAAAGCTTATCTTGGAAGGCCATGGAAAGCGTATTCAAAAACTATCATCATGGACACGTTCATACCTGATTTTATTGCGGCTGAAGGATGGCAGCAGTGGAAAGGAAACTTCGGTATTGACACGCTCTTCTACTCGGAGGCAAGGAATACTGGGCCAGGTGCAGGTGTCACGGGCCGGGTTACTTGGCCAGGAATCAAGAAGTTGAGTGATGAAGATATTCTTGGATACACTCCGGCTAAGTACATCCAAGGTGACGAGTGGATTCCTAGTAAAGGTGTTCCCTACACCCCCGGTCTTTTCGCCGGAACCGGTTTAGCAACCGTGGCCGCTTCCTCCAATTCTACACAAGCAGGTTCCAGCTCGAACACGACAGGGACAGGTCCAGCGACTGCTCCACAAGCAGGTTCCAGTTCGAACACAACAGGGTCAGGTCCAGCGGCTGCTCCACAAGCAAGTTCCAGTTCGAACACAACAGGGTCAGGTCCAGCTGCTGCTCCACAAGCAGGTTCCAGTTCGAACACAACAGGGTCAGGTCCTACGGCTGCTCCAGGAGTCTCTGCCGTCACTAATACCACTGGCTTAGGGTCACCATCAGCTACTCCTTCAGcttcaccatcaccatcaacTTCTCCACCGGCTATTACTTCAGCTTCACCGTCAGCTTCTCCATCGGCTACACCTTCAGCTACACCACCTTCAGCCTCCCCTTCGATTATTTCACCGTCAGCTTCTACTCCGTCTACCTAG
- the LOC103874506 gene encoding pre-mRNA-splicing factor CWC22 homolog — translation MAASSSSSSSDVSSDSSDSNRRRKDRRRHRRSDRDKDSLKVRKKSRSRSKRRRKRHHSSDSSYSDSSSESSESEHERSRRHKKHDKPKKAKDKERSKSHRHKRHKNRDRKNGEGEGSSGPVKLSKFLGRDKDDGERRSAVSGKKIMLKVDKSKEDKAAESKRNELLKFLNASFD, via the exons ATGGCGGCTTCAtcgtcttcctcctcctcagACGTGTCCTCCGATTCGTCAGACTCTAATCGCCGCCGCAAGGATCGCCGTCGCCACCGTAGAAGCGATCGGGACAAGGACTCGCTCAAGGTACGGAAGAAGAGCCGGTCTAGGTCGAAACGACGACGTAAGCGCCACCACTCTTCAGATTCCTCTTACTCCGATTCCTCCAG TGAGAGTTCAGAGAGTGAGCATGAGAGGTCACGAAGGCACAAGAAGCACGACAAGCCAAAGAAG GCTAAGGATAAGGAGAGAAGCAAGAGTCATCGTCATAAAAGACATAAGAACAGAGACAGAAAG aatggagaaggagaaggaagcAGCGGGCCTGTTAAGCTATCCAAG TTTTTGGGTCGAGACAAGGACGATGGTGAGCGTAGAAGTGCTGTCTCTGGGAAAAAG ATTATGCTGAAGGTTGATAAGTCCAAAGAGGACAAAGCTGCAGAGAGCAAGAGAAATGAGTTGCTTAAGTTCTTGAACGCAAGTTTCGActag